GTTCTTCTGTTGCCTTGTGATTGTAACCACATATCACATTGCTTGCCTTATAAGGTATTCCactattgtttttcttttctcattaaTCATCCATTCAAGTTGAATGAGTCAATTTGGTAAGTTAATTCCTTGCTTAGTAGTTTCTATATACTTTGCTTTTGTGATCATAGGTTACTACTTGTAGTTTTTTACTTTTGTAAATAAACGGAAATACAATCAATGTGAGATTAAGCAACTGATCCTATGGTAATTGAATAACTCATTGTGTTGTTTATTACATTATATCAGACCAGTTTTGTGTCATGGTTTTGCAGGATAAATGGTATTGATGAGGAGTTAGTAGTTACCATGGTTCCTAAATAACTTTTCAATGTATTgcttttaaatttcaatatgTTACATTTCTTCATCCATtagattcaaaatttaaattgcaACATTGATCATCCTTTCATAACATGTTGGTTAACAGTTAACACTTGACAAGGTTTCACTTTGATTGAATTACAAAAGTTAGCTACTAGTTAGTTTAAGGCTTTCAACAATGACGAGGATGGAAATGATGGAACAGCTATAGGGGAAATCTTCAAAGTGGCCTTAGTTTGTGAATCGGGTTTAAAATGTGATTAGCATATATAGCTTTTGAGGCCGAAAATTATCTTCAACAAATTCTgcatattacatttttttatatcctCTAATTTTAAGATGTGTTATAGTTTTTTCTTCTATGCTTCTTTTAAGCAACACTTATTGATTTATGTTGTCCTTGTGGTTAAATTCTTTCTGCTTTATTTCAGGTCACCTGTTTGTTTCTCCCAACATATGCATGTCTTGCAGGATCAAGAATTCAAGATCCCCAAACACCTCATTCTTAGATTAATTTCTCCTCCTTGGTCTCCTAAATTCTTTCTAGTTTGATCAGGTATTGCTCCATTGGTGTATATATGAATAAACAGGAGCTGCTCAAGTAGTAGTACATATTTACAACTGTAATGTTTGTATGTACTGTGTTGTATTCCCGTTATTGCGTTTTATATCCTTGTCAATCCATAAGTTGCACATAGGTGGTGAGGCTCAACTCATTGCTGGTTGTAATAGTTGTAAATTGTAATAATAACTATCAAATTGATGGTGTGTATGTGTCCAGTTTGAACTTATGCAAGTGACTTTTATATTTGTTTCATCTTGTGATTGATGTTCGTTGTGTAGGACACATTGGCTCTACAGAGCAATGCTTGATACACATTACATCCACTTACATCCCTGCAGACATGCTTGAATGTCAGTATCAGATTTGTGCTGGTATGAAAGGGATGTCGGTGGAAAtaacgtgtttttttttttttttttttttataatcggTGGAAATAACGTGTAATAAGTATCACACGGTTCTACGTCATGCAATCTTTTTAGTTTGTAAAGTTTGTCCACGGGTTTGGAATTTAGTCTACTGGATTTGAACAAAACTCGGGGTGTCGACGACAAACCAGCTACGCCATTTCTCGTCATTCTTTGATCAAAACCTCACTTCTTATGTCAGTTACTAGTAAAGCAACAAGGAAAAATTTCCAAACAAGCTTAAGCAAACCCACAcaggaaaggaaaaaaagagaGGAGACAGCTCACAAATTTAATGTGGTACGACACTTCATATCTGCATTCAtaatttcacaacaaaatatTGTATCCCTCAACTTGTATcttttacaagaaaaaaaaattgtaaaggCTATCATACAAAATGCAATTTATAAGCAGAAATTTACAATACAAACCCTCTCGattaaatcttttattaaaaattgttaaCTCTCTTATGACACTACACGGGTGTTGCAAATGATTAAAGGTAGTGTGGTGAAGAAATGTTAATGTTAATAGGAAAAAATAGAGAATTTGGTTGGGCTAATTTAGAATTGccaatatatttatatacagtaatttattttttgaccaaATATATACATACAGtacaatattaattaagaaaatttaaccaaaaaaagctattaataaaaataaaaataaataaaaaagatgaaaatgagGTAGAATTGGGCTGGGCTAGAAACTGGTCTGTTTAGAGACCCAAACAAAGTAAGAGAGGAAAAAACCGAAAGACACAGAGATATATAAATGGATTGAAAAGAAGGCTACACTGTGAGTAAATTAGCGTTTGGAAGCTAACACAGCGGCAATGGCACCAAAACAAAGAACAGCTAGAGTTAGCCGTAACCCTGAATTGATCAGGGGTATCGGAAAATACTCTAGGTCTACCATGTACCACAAGAGAGGTCTTTGGGCTATCAAGGCCAAACACGGCGGCGCTTTTCCTCGCCATGATCCCGTCGCTAAACCTGAAACTCCCGCTGAGAAGCCTCCCAAATTCTACCCCGCTGATGATGTCAAGAAGCCCCTCCGTAACAAGCACAAACCAAAACCTACTAAGCTCAGGTTTGTTATTTTAGTTCATTTCTATTGATAAATTGGTTTTAgtttacttttaatttattttggatCTGATAAATGTTGTTATAGTTTATAATCTGAATTCTTAGTGTTGGTTTATGAAATTACTTGAATGAAtgattttattgttgttttcaGGGCTAGCATTACTCCCGGCACAGTGTTGATTATTCTTGCCGGAAGATTCAAGGGGAAGAGAGTTGTGTTTCTCAAGCAACTTCCTTCTGGACTTCTTCTCGTAACCGGTAATTATTGTTTCTAAGAAATCAACATTGTTTTGATGGCTTCCAGTTGTGTTATtgcctgagtttattgagtttgTGTCTTGATAATTTGGTGTAGATACTTCATTTGTTCTCAAGGTTGTTTGTTGAATTTATTAGCTGtgtttgtggtttttttttttttttctttccccaCTTTTGATGAATAATTGGTTTGGAAATGTTGACTCAGATATTATTGCATTTCTTATAGAGAAAGAGTAAGATTAAGTAGAATACTGATTTAGATATTATTGCTTGAATTAGTATGGTTTATATTTTGACATGTACtacttttttttagtgtttGGATACAGTTACTTGATATATGCCCATAGGTTGTGCAAAACTTATTTCAGTTAGCTAAACATAATTATGCTCCACAGATGGGATGGGATTGTTGAGTTAAGTTGTTTGCTTGGTTGCGCCTTATTGTTCTGCTGTTGCTTTTTCACCAGTGCACTTAATCAATAAATATCTCTTGCTCATTGCTTTTAATTGTTTATGTCTAATTGCATGCTAAACCTagtatctaggttgttttttaattatacTTTAGCTTTTGATGCATTGTACGAAGGTGTTGTGCATTTGTATTGCTACTTATCCTAGTCCCTGCTCATCTCTGACCAGTCTTCGTTTGCTCATTCTCACTGCTTCAGGTCCATTCAAGATTAACGGAGTCCCTTTGAGGCGTGTGAATCAGGCTTATGTTATCGGAACATCAACCAAAGTAGACGTTTCTTCAGTTAATGTCGATAAGTTTGATGACAAGTACTTTTCAAAGGAATCCCAAAAGAAGACAAAGAAGGGAGAGGGCGAGTTCTTTGAGGCAGATAAGGAGGTTTGTTCGTCGATTGATCATGTTTTTGTAGTTATTTATCATTGATCTTTTATGTGTATATGAGTTTCCTGTTTTTGCTGATCTTTACAATGTTGTTGTCTTTTTAGGATAAAAAGGTTCTCCCCCAGGAAAagaaggatgatcagaagactGTCGATGCTGGTTTGTTAAAAGCCATCGAGAGTGTTCCGGACTTGAAGACTTACCTAGGTGCTAGGTTTTCCTTGAAGGCTGGTGTGAAGCCTCACGAGTTACTCTTCTAGACGAAACAAGAGTGTTAGAGAATTGTTTTTGcccttgttttttatttattgtcaaaGTTGGATCTTAAGTTTTAATCATTTACATTTTCTTGGTATTTAGACTTCTGAAAAACTTGTATTTTATGTTGTCAGGTATTTTCcttaatatattttatcttcGTGCACTGtttgattttataattttgagaCTTCATTGCTGGCATACCTCACaataatttcaaacaaaaaagtGTTGGTCTGATACAAGATTTTCGTTCTGTACATTGCAAAATGTTTCAATTGTTTTCTGGGGAAGCATATTGATTCATTTTATTGTTTGCTTATTATGTTCTGAAGTTAACCAtgctataaaaaataatacttgtatctgattaaaattatttttatatttaagtaattaatttgattttttacctattttttatatgaaataagATAAGATATACTTGAACAAAGTTGTTAGTTTGAAAAGTTCTAAAACTTAATTATGGGCGTATACTATAGTGATTTTTCCTTGATTAAGGCCCGTTtgtattagcttatttttgagcttatgcaaccAGCTTATGctatataaattaggttttatgctattttataatttcacactagtgaaaattgtatttttataagctattttatcataaactaccttgacaaacttataataatacataaaaattgcataagctcaaaaataaccTAAACTAAGTTTGTCTGCAGTGGGGTTTAATCACTATCATGTACTTTGTACCCAAAAGATAACCTAGTCCGGATCTTTTAAACACATATCTAAGAACATCTTCAATTGTGATATCATTTTGGGTATCATATATTACTAACAAGTGGTCCCTACAATGTCATGTACTAATATTTATGCAAGTCATCTATTTTATTATGTGACAATGAAACATTTCAATGGCCGtaattaaaacttcaaaaatcaatatttttattaaaaaaataccaaGAGCATCTTTAATGGTGATACCattttgggtatcatacattactaacgAGTGGTTCATACAATaccatgtaatatttatgcaagtCATCTATTTTATACCACTTTTTGAGTACATTAATGACAAACGGTAATGTTTTGACATATATGAAAGATATTAAATTGgatttatataccaaaaataaaaagaataataacattaaactgatgatacggtaccttatttaaggtcCCGGTATCACCAATTTTGATATCCTTTGTGCCCTGTCATGGAActctaatgataaaaaaaatttaaagtaccGTATCATTAatctatgaaactctcttagataCTCTTACCGAAGATGCTCTAAGTTTCAGGTTACCGGCGGCGTTCTTAGCTTTCTCTAAGGAGTCTTTGCAAAACATCATAGAAGAAATCCATCACGGCAATTGAATACAATACAAATGGATTTAAACAactactagtataacttacccgtgctatcgcccgggttaatgttctatgaaaaatatagatcattttttttcacacatgaaaaatatggattattaaaattttaatattgtgatttttttaattatttgtaaaattaattttatatttaatgtaatagtttatttaaatatgataaaagatccaaattttggatattttaaggagaaatgacataatggagagtgatatTCCACTCCTCGTTCcaaactcacatgttcatatatttattcttttattttcataaaaaaaaagtcattatgcaaaaactaatctaacggttaatatacttgttcttaatcgtcatctctctcctttagacatttgttttcttcaggaatattttatctcatgtccccgtgtgaaaaaatttcacatttgagaagcaaaatgggccgattttaattttaatattatttatttaaaagtaatgaacagtagaattgtttgtcatttgcttgacacaaaaaaaatttatataatttttttaagcatatctcatttgttaatgtgcaaatttaaaaaaatgtccaaatttatataatttttatttgtttatttcaaaaattatattgaacaaataaataagaaataaccaacaatagcaatagattttttatttaaaaaaaaaccaacaatagcaatagatagaaaaaaaaagtagtgattctgtcaaaaaaaaaaaaagagagtagtgaaggtgagaagagaaaatagagaaggggCGTTGAGACACTAAATGACCCTCACACTTACATATTGAcccgtatatatagaaactatagtagatttttggtccttaatttttgaaatttccatacatttcagcattgatttaatttaatcaatatatattccaaaaatgagttggtcaataatcaaaagtttccatatataaaatttcaattatatcaaaatattaatatatagacatttgttcataaaacctgattgaacaatttctatatttataattgagcacTAATGACTAAAGGAAAAAACATAGAAGAATGACATATCAGCAAAATGAATTGAGAGATTGTCACGTGAGATTTTGACCGGTAAAAGAAATGAGAGGACGCCACCTAAGAGAATGATgaatgagaggatgccacattggattaataaaaattaaagttcataAGAAAGTGACACGTAGATTTGTTTCCCtgagaaaaaactcttaaacatataaataatagattcacaaaaataaagatctcattttttttaaaaaaagaagtataaaataaaaattgcaatagaaaaatatacaataatgatgaacttaatactattggaaaaatacatcatttgattaatttgttgatagattcatcaagtaaatacatcattgatattccaacttgtatccaagacatcattgatattgataaagtgctataagcaagattttctaaaaaaacaaaactacagTTGTTAAAACAGACTCTGAGCTCtcaattcaatccattttgtgagAATGTGATGCATTTCGTCTTGcctctcaattatttccctgtcacaaaaaataaataggattaataaataaaaagatgaccaaaagaaaataatctaaaaggtaaaacaaacaatatattaaaaatataagaaatatcgaacaaagaagaaaaaataaagaaatttaaaaaggtgacaatatacagaaaaaatagtgattatcgAGAAAGAAgaataagagataatgaagattgaaaaattgtgagttttagagttcagacaaatgttatatatatagttaaaaaaatggacaaatgagtaattttgtctttaatatgaaattaaattcattaaaagtcaaatatattgatttcatttttaattttaaaaatatattagtaaattagtaattagtaaattagtaaataagacatattccattatattataaataaattaaataaattaatgcacatgaatataacacacatattccaatttttttaaataataataaaatattaattatattatgtgactctatataattataaaattatgaaaatatataatttttttttttaccgtaatacaatatatatatatatatatatatatatatagggtccCCCTAATATGCACCCTTTCTTTAGGGTCCATCGGTGAACCTTTTCATTTGACTTGCTATAGCAGGTTGCACCCATTTTTGGACAGTGGGGCCCacaagagagaaaaataattttttttaaatgaaaattgatTGATTACGTTTTTGTCCTTGGATTGATTTCCAAACTCTTTCCTTCATTCATTTGTAGAAAAGTCTCAAAAGGCATTCTCTTCTCCTTCACCCTCTTCCGATTCTTACTAAGATATTTTCATCTCACTTGTTTTACTTTTGTTCTCTCACAAACAAACATAAAAGTCCAAAATACATGATTTCTAGTACTACCAGCAGCAACAAATCTAAATTTATACTCCAATTTCTTCACTACAACAACACACAATAACTTGaaattacaacaaaaaattaaaatttggggAAAACATAATTTAGGGATTTACGGTTTGCAGTTGGGTTACAATTATCAGAGAGAGATGAAGATAACATGGAGTTGGCCACCGGAATCGAAGAACACCGGTTGGTGTTCTTGAGAGAAAGAGTGAGAGACCCGTGAGAAGAGTGAgtaaagagagagaaagaaaatgagaacAATGGTGTCATATTCAACAAGAAGAAGACTATTTTcgcagttaaaaaaaaaaaaactattttcatttttaaattcccaaatccaatttttttttcttcggtGTAATTAGAAACATTTGAGGTAAGAGGTGAGATCTTCGAGGGAGAGAGAAGCGAAATGGCTTCCGTAAGAGTTAGGGTCAAGGCGGAGGATGGTTTTACCGGCGGCCGATGCAGCAACGATGAGTTTGTCGGCAACGTTTTGAGAGTAGAAGAGAAATATGAGTTTTAACACTTGGAAAAGAAGATGAATGAAGGAAAGCTGAAAAGAGATTGAGAATCAATCCAATGACATAAATGTAATCAAcctatttcaatttaaaaaattagttttttctcTCATGTGGGCCCCACTATCTAAAAACTAATGCAACCTGCTATAGCAGGTAAAAGACAGGGGTGCACCGGTGCACCTAAAAAAGAGAGGTGCATATTAGGGactcccatatatatatatatatatatatatatatatatatatatatatatatatatatatatatatgtgtgtgtgtgaccttagtattttgatacacgaccatttagaaaaaattttgtgagagaataatttggagaccataaagatttaatatttttttaattgaatttgaagatcataaaaattattatatccagccgacaattatacctaattattatatgcagttggcaatcttcctttcataaaaaaaaatttaaaaacaattgctttggtacaaaaataatttttttttgacgaaattggtacaaaaatagtcaattatttccttttaaaattatttttaataggtgcattaaattcgatttataaacaataattgaaaaatgattgaatttccaaattagccaaagattctaagtaaaatgatatcatcatgtattagagaaattgcaaaggccttcatagttagccacataggaattggagaaatattagaatgccacataagatATGGATCAAGGAAATGGTGCCACATAAGAATAAGaacatgagagagaaactcctaaatatataaataactaGTATAACTGACCCGTGCAATTGCACGGGttaattttcattgaaaaatattaaaatattaataataatattttgtgatttattaattaacaaaatttatttgatatattcAATGTAATTTAtctaaatatgaaaaatgatacagattttagagattttaaagGGGAAGGGCGGAATGGTCTGACGAAGAGTGAAACTCATCCACTCTCTATTTCCGATCAACGTGTTATTTTCTCTCTTGTAGCCATCTCCACGGGTCTTTACTACAATGCAAGGATCTCATGAACATaacaaattgaataaataaattctatattatttttcagATGAAGATCAACCTCCCCGTGaccatatttttaaatgattctcttgtttagaaaataaaattgagaagagtgttaataacattttcttaatatattcTATATATAGTGGTGAGACTCACATGAGTGTCACTCACTTAAAGAGCGAACTGAGTAATtgaaagtgttaaaaaaaatagtgtttctGGCCTTCTTTATTCATAAACATGTTCATGGTTTTTTTGTCAAGCAACAGATGTGGAAACTTTGTACTATATAATAGTAAACACTACAAATAATGTGGatctacacatatttttttgaacatcaAAAGAAAGAATTCTATAAATTGCAGAAAAAAGcactaaattatttctttctttttctgttttcacAGCCAGTTTAATTTGATTCGGGGTTAATTCTGGTATCAAGTGATTTATTTGATTGATATACAACATATGAATATTCAAATGCATTTTGACATGTATTAACATCTAATGTATTACAATAATTACTATAATACAGTTAAGCATATTCCATATTTTTATTGCActaatattatatgaaatttgaattttaatagGATGATCTTATTCATAGAAAGTTTAAATATGGTCAATGCATAAATAAGTCAttatattgaattgaataaatataattgttaaaAAGTTATTAGAGTAAAGACATAATTTCttctgatataaaaaaaaaaagacacaattCCTTCAATAAAGGATCCAATTTAGTCATCATGAAAAAGTTAAACCATCTTTTTAGTCTatgtcaaggttttaaattgtggttgcgGTCATGGATGTGGTTGCGgttgttgcgaatgcggtcATTACGGTCGCTACAACGCGCAATGCGGCTattgcggcgtgaaatcattttgacatttcacaagctatataaaatgaaactactatgtaactatattatttattcatcattgcatagtcttagtttattccataaacactaatttgaatgtgcttaaaatacacggttgagagatggttaaaagtaagatttttcattagatttgacacaaattatgatttaaaggtcataaattttatttttttgtgagaaaatttgaaccaaCATCGTCGAAAATGTCTGATGCGGCTTCTGATGCGGTTGTGGTGCGGTTACGATGCGGCTGTACACGTGAATATTGTGTTGTAATTTTTGTCTCTAACATGCAAAGATCACAAATATTTGCAAGGATCATGAATCTGCAATATACAATGAAAACAAttataatcaacaaaaaaaattacaatcaacaaaacaaaattatctaTATTAAGGACATATGCATTGTAAATAGTCTAATCTGCGTagaaaataaattcataaataagtgctcaataaattcataaataagtGCTCATAGTATTTTATTGGTCATAGAGATGTATAAAAACAGTAGTACAAAAATAAGCCAACAATGAAGCAGATGAAAATGAAATATACTACTCACACAAAATAGACGAATAGAGAAAGAGAGTACCTTTAAATGTtagctggaaaaaaaaaagtgtacaaAAATGGTTAGAGTAGAACAATATAAACGTGAAAATAAGTAAGTgaacagaaaaaaaaagtgtgctataccttttaaaaaaaatggaagaaaaacaaTATGTGATAAATAATGGTGAAAACTATACCTATATATTGATCCCAGGCACTAAAACGTTTTTGCTGTTAAATGATATTAATCATGattagaattttctttttataagtcAATGAGgattttctcaaaataaaaaaacttaattaatgtCAATAAAGAGCATAATTACTATTCACACAAAAATTttgctacaaaaaaaaaaataataataatacggATTGacactaataatatattaatgaattaATATGTAATATAATGAATCAAATGATTTGAATATATCCTGATTTAATTGAAGAACATTATattcgatttataaacaataattgagaaataattgaatttccaaattagccaaagattctaagtaaaatgatatcatcatgtattagagaaattgcaaaggccttcatagttagccacataggaattggagaaatattagaatgccacataagacatggatcaatgaaatggtgccacataggaataagaccatgagagagaaactcctaaacatataaataatagatagataccataaaaacaataaaattaaatagccataacttatcattttaatttcattCATTGCTTAAACCTTTGAGAAGCTAATTTCAATCTCCGGATGTTGAACCCTAAGTGTCTGTTTGGTTCAATGGAGGGGAGGAGAGGGGGGATATTAATGGAggagaggggaggggagggaagagGAGGGGAGAaattttaattacatatatgtttggttcagaATAGGAGAGGGGAggtattttgattaaatatatgtttggttcatgGGGGGAGGAGAGAgattctaaaattaatttacttttttattcttataatctttacaaaatctcaacattttaaaattattcactaTTCACTACATAAACAATCAAATATGAAAACTAAATAATCAAAAACTCCATAAATAATCAAATGCAAAATTCTAacaaaattttttatgttcaaaaatatTAGAGTACTTCTAAAATAAtgtgtagaatatgaaaatatgtataaaacaaTCTATTGATAGttaattttcctaaaaaaacttgttgatagtttatatatatatatatatatatatatatatatatatatatatatatatatatatatagtgcaaCGAATtaaaaagtgttcattttattatatataaaaaaaagtattcattCTTAAAAATGTTGTACGataggtaaaaaataaaaacaagtatcaaagtacattaaaaaaaaaaaaaaaaaatagtacacgtaaaaaataaacacatgtTGGCAACGTCAAAAAAATGGCAACAAGCAAATAACTCAGTatgatttaatataaattttaaaaggatagttttggtattttcaaataaatatgaggataattatgtcaatgtaattaaaattataataactcatctttcctcacctcccctccccttccctccaaatccccccaatttggggggaagcaaaaattggtcatttgagagattttgctcacctcccctcccctcctctcccctcataaaatttgaaccaaacacaaaacatttaaaatattccctcacctcccctccaaaaACCCCGAACCAAACATAGCATAAAAGGCTAAAACTAAAAAGGGGAAGAT
This portion of the Trifolium pratense cultivar HEN17-A07 linkage group LG3, ARS_RC_1.1, whole genome shotgun sequence genome encodes:
- the LOC123915796 gene encoding 60S ribosomal protein L6-like — protein: MAPKQRTARVSRNPELIRGIGKYSRSTMYHKRGLWAIKAKHGGAFPRHDPVAKPETPAEKPPKFYPADDVKKPLRNKHKPKPTKLRASITPGTVLIILAGRFKGKRVVFLKQLPSGLLLVTGPFKINGVPLRRVNQAYVIGTSTKVDVSSVNVDKFDDKYFSKESQKKTKKGEGEFFEADKEDKKVLPQEKKDDQKTVDAGLLKAIESVPDLKTYLGARFSLKAGVKPHELLF